One genomic region from Argentina anserina chromosome 2, drPotAnse1.1, whole genome shotgun sequence encodes:
- the LOC126783377 gene encoding uncharacterized protein LOC126783377 codes for MPTPTKRSRICRSPSSADAAVIRQLPPRAPEPSDRRCAVFGNPVEPSPEKSRRELPSRKKAHREHPLPEKSHGGQQPPPAILTVSSPEIVSVEAAAAQVDQFLDECYFCKMRMPGDCDVFMYGAFGAFCSELCRFKQICKDRLAEQALVKCCRGRKSNVNGSGE; via the exons ATGCCCACGCCGACGAAGCGGTCCCGGATTTGCCGCTCCCCGAGCTCCGCAGACGCCGCCGTGATCCGCCAGCTCCCGCCGAGGGCTCCGGAGCCGTCCGATCGCCGCTGCGCGGTTTTCGGGAATCCTGTGGAGCCATCGCCGGAGAAATCGCGCAGAGAGCTTCCGTCGCGGAAGAAAGCGCACAGAGAGCATCCATTGCCGGAGAAATCGCACGGAGGACAGCAGCCTCCGCCGGCGATTCTGACGGTTTCGTCGCCGGAGATTGTGAGTGTGGAGGCCGCGGCGGCGCAGGTCGATCAGTTCCTTGATGAATGCTACTTTTGCAAGATGAGGATGCCTGGGGATTGTGATGTGTTCATGTACGG AGCTTTTGGTGCATTCTGTTCGGAGCTTTGCCGATTCAAGCAAATTTGCAAGGACAGGTTGGCGGAGCAAGCACTTGTGAAATGCTGCCGAGGGCGGAAAAGCAATGTGAATGGCTCTGGTGAGTAG
- the LOC126783376 gene encoding vicilin Cor a 11.0101 — translation MEIKNKLCLVVLVFSVLLAVSSGVDYKEKDPELRQCQHQCQHLRGADEQQKQICEQRCDDYIKQKKQEEKQRRGEGGGTSFYGYDEDQEQYQGQQRQQQQYDQNPYFFEDQDFETIVETDQGRVQILQKFTEKSDLLRGIQNFRIGSLITNPHSFVAPHHLDADCVCFVFQGRPTISMVRGEKRESHNLERGDILRVPAGTPVYIINRDENEKLFIVKLLRPVSLPDQFEAFFGGGGENPESIFRAFSPEVLQAAFKAGRDELQRLFGQQRQGSIMKASREQIQKMSHSSGGAEKIWPFHGDEPFSTSTKSGPFNLFKKRPSQSNQHGHLFEADFNDYKQLEELDIQISFANITRGSMVAPHFNSKSTKISFVLDGEGFFEMACPHLASQESSQRQQQPQRRSSSPSYQNVRGDLRRGTVFIVPAGHPVTAIASRNSNLQILCFEVNAKDNVKIPLTGKSNVVSQFEREAKELAFGVPVKEVDRIFNKQQDQFFFEGPNNQQQGRMWSVV, via the exons ATGGAGATCAAAAATAAGCTGTGTTTGGTTGTCTTGGTTTTCTCTGTCTTGCTCGCTGTGAGTAGTGGTGTGGATTATAAAGAGAAGGACCCCGAGCTGCGGCAGTGCCAGCACCAGTGCCAACACCTGAGAGGAGCTGATGAGCAACAGAAGCAAATCTGCGAGCAGCGATGCGATGATTACATCAAGCAGAAGAAGCAGGAGGAGAAGCAGAGGAGGGGAGAAGGAGGAGGTACTAGTTTTTATGGATATGATGAGGATCAAGAACAGTATCAGGGGCAACAGCGACAGCAACAGCAATATGACCAGAATCCCTACTTCTTTGAAGATCAGGATTTTGAGACCATAGTCGAAACTGATCAAGGCCGAGTTCAGATTCTTCAGAAGTTCACTGAGAAGTCTGATCTTCTGCGCGGCATTCAGAATTTCCGGATTGGTTCTCTTATCACCAACCCTCACTCTTTTGTTGCTCCACATCATCTTGATGCCGACTGTGTTTGCTTCGTCTTCCAGG GGCGACCAACCATTAGCATGGTGAGAggtgagaagagagagagccaTAACCTTGAACGTGGAGATATACTCAGGGTTCCAGCTGGTACTCCTGTTTATATCATCAACAGAGACGAAAATGAGAAGCTGTTTATTGTGAAACTCCTCCGCCCAGTCTCGCTTCCTGATCAGTTTGAG GCATTCTTTGGGGGAGGTGGTGAGAACCCGGAATCAATTTTCAGAGCTTTCAGTCCGGAGGTACTTCAGGCGGCTTTCAAGGCCGGAAGAGATGAGCTACAGAGGCTTTTCGGGCAGCAGAGGCAAGGAAGCATCATGAAGGCCTCCAGAGAACAAATTCAGAAGATGAGCCACAGTTCTGGTGGCGCCGAAAAGATTTGGCCTTTCCATGGTGATGAGCCATTCTCAACATCAACGAAATCAGGCCCGTTCAACCTCTTCAAGAAGCGCCCTTCTCAGTCGAACCAACATGGACATCTCTTTGAAGCTGATTTCAATGACTACAAACAGCTCGAGGAACTCGACATCCAAATCTCTTTCGCCAACATCACTCGAGGGTCCATGGTTGCTCCACACTTCAACTCCAAATCCACCAAAATCTCCTTCGTTCTGGATGGTGAGGGCTTCTTCGAGATGGCATGTCCCCACCTTGCGTCCCAAGAAAGCTCCCAAAGACAACAGCAACCTCAGCGGAGGAGCAGCAGCCCAAGCTACCAGAATGTGAGAGGGGACTTGAGACGTGGAACCGTTTTCATTGTCCCCGCCGGCCATCCGGTCACCGCCATTGCCTCGAGGAACAGTAATCTGCAAATCCTCTGCTTTGAGGTGAATGCCAAGGACAATGTGAAGATCCCTCTGACGGGAAAGAGCAATGTGGTGAGTCAGTTCGAGAGGGAAGCAAAGGAGCTCGCGTTCGGTGTTCCGGTGAAAGAGGTGGACCGCATCTTTAACAAGCAACAGGATCAGTTTTTCTTCGAGGGACCGAACAATCAGCAGCAGGGTCGTATGTGGTCAGTGGTTTAG
- the LOC126783378 gene encoding uncharacterized protein LOC126783378 codes for MGWKAAEKLIRHWKVLRGDNVMIIRGKDKGETGVIKRVIRSQNRVIVEGKNLVKKHIKQGQGHEGGIFTVEAPLHASNVQVVDPVTGRPCKVGVKYLEDGTKVRVARGTGASGSIIPRPEILKIRTTPRPTVAGPKDTSMDLVFEKTYDAKTGKGMPEL; via the exons ATGGGTTGGAAAGCAGCTGAGAAGCTTATTAGGCACTGGAAGGTTCTTAGAGGAGACAAT GTCATGATCATAAGAGGCAAAGACAAGGGTGAGACAGGTGTCATCAAGCGAGTCATTCGCTCTCAGAATCGTGTAATTGTGGAGGGCAAAAATCTG GTCAAGAAACATATCAAGCAAGGCCAAGGTCATGAAGGCGGGATATTTACTGTTGAAGCCCCTCTTCATGCCTCAAATGTGCAAGTTGTTGATCCAGTAACAGG GAGGCCTTGTAAGGTTGGGGTTAAATACCTTGAGGATGGAACAAAAGTTAGAGTAGCAAGAGGAACAGGAGCATCGGGATCTATTATCCCTCGTCCTGAAATCTTGAAGATAAGGACTACCCCAAGACCTACCGTTG CTGGTCCAAAGGATACTTCTATGGATCTCGTGTTTGAGAAGACGTATGATGCTAAAACAGGAAAGGGCATGCCTGAACTTTGA